Proteins encoded within one genomic window of Platichthys flesus chromosome 17, fPlaFle2.1, whole genome shotgun sequence:
- the LOC133972970 gene encoding cathepsin S-like isoform X2, whose translation MFRSLLLTVLCGFAAANINSQLDGHWELWKQIHKKVYSHQIEELGRRQVWEQNLEMINIHNLEASLGLHTYELAMNHMGDLTSKEITDTLTGTVVPSDLERNSFDFIAVSASIPKSLDWREKGLVTEVKMQGSCGSCWAFSAVGALEGQLKKSTGVLMSLSPQNLVDCSGRYGNQGCNGGFMTNAFQYVIQNQGIDSEAAYPYVGRRGPCRYDLNGRAANCSSFVMLPEGNEFQLQAALAEIGPISVAIDASRAKFVFYRHGVYIDHRCSRNVNHGVLAVGYGTEGGHDYWLVKNSWGVNYGEEGYIKMARNRHNQCGIARYACYPVM comes from the exons ATGTTTCGGAGCCTGCTCCTCACTGTCCTGTGTGGATTTGCAGCGGCCAACATTAATTCACAACTCGATGGACACTGGGAGCTATGGAAGCAGATCCATAAAAAAGTGTATTCCCATCAG ATTGAAGAGTTGGGTCGCAGGCAGGTTTGGGAACAGAACCTGGAAATGATTAACATCCATAACCTGGAGGCGTCTCTGGGTTTGCACACCTACGAACTGGCGATGAATCACATGGGCGACCTG ACCAGTAAGGAGATCACAGATACATTAACTGGCACTGTAGTGCCCTCTGACCTGGAGAGGAACTCCTTCGACTTCATCGCAGTTAGTGCTTCTATACCGAAATCACTGGACTGGAGGGAAAAAGGCCTTGTGACGGAGGTAAAGATGCAG GGTTCCTGTGGTTCTTGCTGGGCCTTCAGTGCAGTCGGAGCTCTGGAAGGGCAACTCAAGAAGTCCACAGGCGTCCTGATGTCCCTCAGTCCTCAGAATCTGGTGGACTGCTCTGGGAGATATGGCAACCAAGGGTGCAACGGCGGCTTCATGACTAATGCCTTCCAGTACGTCATTCAAAACCAGGGCATTGATTCTGAAGCCGCCTACCCCTATGTCGGCCGA CGAGGTCCATGCAGGTATGACCTAAATGGACGCGCTGCTAACTGCTCCAGCTTTGTGATGCTACCAGAGGGGAATGAGTTTCAGCTACAAGCAGCTTTGGCTGAAATCGGCCCCATCTCTGTTGCTATCGACGCTTCCAGGGCGAAGTTTGTCTTCTACCGTCACG GCGTGTACATTGACCACAGATGCTCTCGCAATGTGAACCACGGAGTGCTGGCTGTGGGCTACGGCACAGAGGGTGGACATGACTACTGGCTGGTTAAAAATAG ttGGGGCGTGAACTACGGAGAGGAAGGCTACATCAAGATGGCTCGGAACAGACACAACCAGTGTGGCATCGCTCGCTACGCATGTTACCCCGTCatgtga
- the LOC133972921 gene encoding synaptic vesicle glycoprotein 2A-like, with amino-acid sequence MEEGYQNRTAFIKGAKDIAKEVKRQASKKVGRSVDRVTDEYSKRSYSRFEEDDDDDYPREGSQDGGYYRGDSQAANDDEGGHSDSTEGHDEDDEIYEGEYQGIPRAESGKGSLAGGPGSVDAGAQQFKDVAAAEAERRKDQEVLAQQYETILQECGHGKFQWTLYFVLGLALMADGVEIFVVGFVLPSAEKDMCLSEPNKSMLGLIVYFGMMVGAFLWGALADRIGRRQSLLISLSINSIFSFFSSFVQGYSTFLFCRLLSGVGIGGSIPIVFSYYSEFLSQEKRGEHLSWLCMFWMIGGIYASAMAWAIIPHYGWSFQMGSAYQFHSWRVFVLVCAFPSVAAIATLSVVPESPRFYLENGKHDEGWMILKQVHDTNMRAKGHPEKVFSVTTIKTVKQIDELTDTGTDTPVWKRYKLKIISLSQQIRQNILACFSPEYKRTTFMLMAVWFTMSFSYYGLTVWFPDMIKYIQKQEYDLKTKTFTKERVEHVTFNFTLENQVHSQGHYFNDKFLNLKMKSMVFEDSVFEECYFEDITSTHTLFKNCTFIASLFYNTDLFKYRMENCKLLNSTFLHNKEGCMLDFSDDFNNAYMIYFVNFLGTLAVLPGNIVSALLMDKIGRLRMLAGSSVISCISCFFLMFGNSESGMIALLCLFGGISIASWNALDVITVELYPSDKRCTAFGFLNALCKLAAVLGISIFQSFVGITKAVPIIFAAGALAAGSFLATKLPETRGQVLQ; translated from the exons ATGGAGGAAGGCTACCAAAACCGGACTGCCTTCATTAAAGGTGCCAAGGACATTGCCAAAGAGGTAAAGCGGCAAGCCTCTAAGAAGGTTGGGCGCTCAGTGGATCGGGTGACCGATGAATACAGCAAGCGCTCCTACAGTCGCTTTGAAGAGGACGATGACGACGACTACCCAAGGGAGGGCAGCCAGGACGGAGGCTACTACCGCGGAGACAGCCAGGCGGCCAATGACGACGAGGGCGGCCACAGTGACTCCACAGAGGGCCACGATGAGGACGATGAGATCTACGAGGGCGAGTACCAAGGAATCCCCAGGGCCGAGTCGGGCAAAGGCAGCCTGGCTGGTGGGCCGGGCTCCGTGGATGCCGGCGCTCAGCAGTTCAAAGATGTCGCGGCGGCCGAGGCCGAGAGGAGGAAGGACCAGGAGGTGCTGGCTCAACAGTACGAGACCATTTTGCAAGAATGCGGTCACGGGAAGTTCCAGTGGACCCTTTACTTTGTGCTGGGGCTCGCTCTCATGGCCGATGGCGTTGAGATCTTCGTGGTCGGCTTCGTCCTCCCCAGCGCTGAGAAGGATATGTGCCTGTCTGAACCGAACAAGAGCATGCTGG GTCTGATCGTATACTTTGGGATGATGGTGGGGGCTTTCCTCTGGGGGGCTCTGGCTGACCGGATAGGCCGTCGGCAGTCTCTCCTCATCTCACTCTCCATCAACAgcatcttctccttcttctcctccttcgtCCAGGGCTACAGCACCTTTCTGTTTTGCCGTCTCCTCTCAGGTGTCGG GATCGGTGGATCGATTCCCATCGTGTTTTCCTACTATTCCGAATTCCTGTCCCAAGAAAAGCGTGGCGAGCACCTCAGTTGGCTCTGCATGTTCTGGATGATCGGGGGAATATACGCATCGGCTATGGCCTGGGCTATTATCCCACATTACG GATGGAGTTTCCAGATGGGCTCGGCGTACCAGTTCCATAGctggcgtgtgtttgtgttagtgtgcgcATTTCCGTCTGTTGCCGCCATCGCCACCCTCAGCGTCGTGCCAGAGAGCCCACGCTTCTACTTGGAG AACGGCAAACACGACGAGGGCTGGATGATTCTGAAGCAAGTTCACGACACAAACATGAGAGCGAAGGGACACCCAGAGAAGGTGTTTTCT GTCACCACCATCAAGACGGTGAAGCAGATTGACGAGTTGACAGACACTGGCACCGACACTCCGGTTTGGAAACGCTACAAACTGAAGATTATCAGCCTCTCTCAACAG ATCCGGCAAAACATCCTTGCCTGCTTCAGCCCTGAATACAAGCGGACTACCTTCATGCTCATGGCTGTTTGGTTCACCATGTCCTTCAG CTACTACGGCCTGACTGTGTGGTTCCCGGACATGATCAAGTACATCCAGAAGCAGGAGTATGATTTAAAGACAAAGACCTTCACCAAGGAACGAGTGGAGCATGTCACTTTTAATTTCACACTGGAAAACCAAGTTCATAGCCAGGGACACTACTTCAATGACAA GTTCCTCAACCTGAAAATGAAATCCATGGTGTTTGAAGACTCTGTGTTTGAGGAGTGCTACTTCGAGGATatcacctccacacacaccttgttCAAAAACTGCACCTTCATTGCAAGTTTGTTCTACAACACAG ATTTGTTCAAATACAGGATGGAAAACTGCAAACTGCTCAACAGCACGTTCCTCCACAACAAGGAGGGCTGCATGCTCGACTTCAGCGACGACTTCAACAACGCCTACATGATATACTTCGTCAACTTCCTCGGCACACTGGCAGTCTTGCCTGGCAACATCGTGTCGGCTCTCTTAATGGACAAGATTGGTCGTTTACGGATGTTGG CGGGATCCAGCGTCATTTCTTGCATCAGCTGTTTCTTCCTGATGTTCGGCAACAGCGAGTCGGGGATGATCGCTCTCCTGTGTCTGTTCGGGGGCATCAGCATCGCCTCGTGGAACGCCCTGGATGTGATCACAGTGGAGCTCTACCCCTCGGATAAAAG GTGCACAGCGTTTGGCTTCCTGAATGCTCTCTGCAAACTGGCGGCCGTACTGGGAATCAGCATCTTCCAGTCATTCGTCGGCATCACCAAGGCCGTGCCCATCATCTTTGCTGCCGGCGCGCTCGCTGCAGGTAGTTTCCTTGCAACCAAGTTGCCTGAAACGCGAGGCCAAGTGTTGCAGTAA
- the sf3b4 gene encoding splicing factor 3B subunit 4 yields the protein MAAGPISERNQDATVYVGGLDEKVSEPLLWELFLQAGPVVNTHMPKDRVTGQHQGYGFVEFLSEEDADYAIKIMNMIKLYGKPIRVNKASAHNKNLDVGANIFIGNLDPEIDEKLLYDTFSAFGVILQTPKIMRDPDTGNSKGYAFINFASFDASDAAIEAMNGQYLCNRPITVSYAFKKDSKGERHGSAAERLLAAQNPLSQADRPHQLFADAPPPLTAPTPVLTSMGGGMSMQGMPPPGSFPPVPPPGSMPPSMPPSMSMSMNAGGQQGGGGGPPPGPPPFPPGSMHPGMPQMPMPPPAPPGMVPAPPGSNQRAPLPPGMPPPPPMGMPPRAPYGHPMGMRGPPPMPPPGYGAGPPRPPPFGFQRGPPMPPRPPGVPPRIPMRAPMPP from the exons ATGGCAGCGGGACCAATCTCAGAAAGAAACCAAG ATGCCACTGTCTATGTCGGCGGCTTGGACGAGAAAGTATCTGAGCCGTTACTATGGGAGCTTTTCCTGCAGGCTGGTCCTgtggtcaacacacacatgcccaaaGACAGAGTCACAGGCCAACACCAGG gcTATGGCTTTGTGGAGTTCCTCAGTGAAGAGGATGCTGACTATGCCATCAAAATTATGAATATGATAAAGCTCTATGGCAAACCAATTCGAGTTAATAAGGCATCGGCGCACAACAAAAACTTGGACGTGGGAGCAAACATCTTCATTGGTAACCTAGATCCAGAGATTGACGAGAAACTGCTCTACGACACATTCAGTGCCTTTGGCGTGATCCTCCAGACGCCAAAGATCATGCGAGACCCAGACACTGGCAACTCCAAGGGTTACGCTTTTATCAATTTTGCCAGCTTTGACGCGTCAGATGCCGCCATTGAGGCAATGAACGGCCAGTACCTCTGCAACAGGCCCATCACTGTGTCCTACGCCTTCAAGAAGGATTCCAAAGGAGAGCGACACGGCTCGGCTGCAGAGCGACTCCTGGCTGCACAGAACCCTCTCTCCCAGGCAGACAGGCCTCACCAGCTGTTTGCAGACGCTCCCCCGCCACTGACCGCTCCGACACCGGTCCTGACCTCAATGGGAGGTGGGATGTCCATGCAAG GCATGCCACCCCCTGGGTCTTTCCCTCCTGTTCCACCTCCGGGATCGATGCCTCCATCCATGCCCCCGTCTATGTCTATGTCTATGAACGCAGGGGGCCAACAGGGTGGTGGCGGTGGACCTCCACCCGGACCACCACCGTTCCCTCCAGGCAGCATGCATCCAG GTATGCCTCAGATGCCCATgcctcctcccgctcctcctgGCATGGTACCTGCTCCTCCAGGATCAAACCAACGGGCACCGCTGCCCCCTGGCATGCCCCCTCCCCCGCCTATGGGCATGCCACCAAGAGCACCATATGGACATCCCATGG GTATGAGAGGTCCTCCTCCCATGCCTCCACCTGGCTACGGAGCCGGTCCTCCACGTCCTCCTCCGTTTGGCTTCCAGAGAGGACCTCCGATGCCACCAAGACCCCCTGGTGTCCCACCACGCATTCCTATGAGGGCTCCCATGCCACCCTAG
- the LOC133972877 gene encoding procathepsin L-like isoform X2 has translation MHISHVVLLLALLVLGHSSPAVDKTWEEWKVNNRRVYDDEMEISFRRAVWQKNLNLVLRHNREASAGKHSFTLGLNHLADMTAEEINERLNGLRPEELLLLRNDTFKRASGSATLPSVDWRKSGLVSAVQNQGLCGSCWAFSSLGALEGQIAKRTGVLVPLSPQNLLDCSTIDGNHGCRGGYISKAFTYVIRNGGVDSERFYPYEHKNGKCRYSVKGKAGFCSNFHVLPPGDERALQEVTSSVGPVAVAVNAMLPSFHLYRGGLYNVPNCNPKHINHAVLVVGYGTDNGQDYWLVKNSWGTVWGEKGFIRIARNKNNLCGIASFAAYPTL, from the exons ATGCACATTTCGCATGTGGTGTTGCTCTTGGCCCTTCTGGTCCTCGGCCACTCTTCACCTGCTGTAGATAAGACGTGGGAGGAGTGGAAAGTCAATAATCGCAGGGTTTATGACGACGAG ATGGAGATCAGCTTCAGGAGAGCGGTGTGGCAGAAGAACCTGAACCTGGTGCTGAGACACAACCGGGAGGCgtcagcaggaaaacacagctTCACTTTGGGCCTGAACCACCTGGCGGACATG ACAGCCGAGGAGATCAACGAGAGGCTGAACGGTTTGAGGCCGGAGGAGCTGCTTCTTCTCAGGAACGACACGTTCAAGAGAGCGAGCGGCTCGGCGACGCTTCCGAGCGTTGACTGGAGGAAGTCGGGCTTGGTCAGTGCTGTGCAGAACCAG GGCTTGTGTGGGTCGTGCTGGGCCTTCAGCTCTCTGGGGGCTCTCGAGGGGCAGATAGCGAAGCGGACCGGCGTCCTCGTCCCCCTGAGTCCACAGAACCTGCTGGACTGCAGCACCATCGACGGCAACcatggctgcagaggaggataCATCTCCAAAGCCTTCACATACGTCATCCGCAACGGAGGCGTCGACTCCGAGAGGTTTTACCCCTACGAACACAAG AACGGGAAATGTCGTTACTCTGTGAAAGGAAAAGCCGGATTCTGCTCTAATTTCCACGTcctgccaccaggggacgaGCGCGCTCTGCAGGAAGTGACGTCCTCAGTGGGACCGGTCGCTGTGGCTGTGAACGCCATGCTGCCGTCCTTCCACCTGTACAGAGGAG GTTTATACAACGTCCCCAATTGCAACCCGAAGCATATAAATCACGCCGTCCTGGTTGTGGGCTACGGCACCGACAACGGACAAGACTACTGGCTGGTGAAAAACAG TTGGGGAACTGTGTGGGGAGAGAAAGGCTTCATCCGAATAGCGAGGAACAAGAATAACCTCTGCGGCATCGCCAGCTTTGCAGCTTATCCAACTCTGTGA
- the LOC133972877 gene encoding procathepsin L-like isoform X1, protein MRDHRMHISHVVLLLALLVLGHSSPAVDKTWEEWKVNNRRVYDDEMEISFRRAVWQKNLNLVLRHNREASAGKHSFTLGLNHLADMTAEEINERLNGLRPEELLLLRNDTFKRASGSATLPSVDWRKSGLVSAVQNQGLCGSCWAFSSLGALEGQIAKRTGVLVPLSPQNLLDCSTIDGNHGCRGGYISKAFTYVIRNGGVDSERFYPYEHKNGKCRYSVKGKAGFCSNFHVLPPGDERALQEVTSSVGPVAVAVNAMLPSFHLYRGGLYNVPNCNPKHINHAVLVVGYGTDNGQDYWLVKNSWGTVWGEKGFIRIARNKNNLCGIASFAAYPTL, encoded by the exons ATGAGAGATCACAG GATGCACATTTCGCATGTGGTGTTGCTCTTGGCCCTTCTGGTCCTCGGCCACTCTTCACCTGCTGTAGATAAGACGTGGGAGGAGTGGAAAGTCAATAATCGCAGGGTTTATGACGACGAG ATGGAGATCAGCTTCAGGAGAGCGGTGTGGCAGAAGAACCTGAACCTGGTGCTGAGACACAACCGGGAGGCgtcagcaggaaaacacagctTCACTTTGGGCCTGAACCACCTGGCGGACATG ACAGCCGAGGAGATCAACGAGAGGCTGAACGGTTTGAGGCCGGAGGAGCTGCTTCTTCTCAGGAACGACACGTTCAAGAGAGCGAGCGGCTCGGCGACGCTTCCGAGCGTTGACTGGAGGAAGTCGGGCTTGGTCAGTGCTGTGCAGAACCAG GGCTTGTGTGGGTCGTGCTGGGCCTTCAGCTCTCTGGGGGCTCTCGAGGGGCAGATAGCGAAGCGGACCGGCGTCCTCGTCCCCCTGAGTCCACAGAACCTGCTGGACTGCAGCACCATCGACGGCAACcatggctgcagaggaggataCATCTCCAAAGCCTTCACATACGTCATCCGCAACGGAGGCGTCGACTCCGAGAGGTTTTACCCCTACGAACACAAG AACGGGAAATGTCGTTACTCTGTGAAAGGAAAAGCCGGATTCTGCTCTAATTTCCACGTcctgccaccaggggacgaGCGCGCTCTGCAGGAAGTGACGTCCTCAGTGGGACCGGTCGCTGTGGCTGTGAACGCCATGCTGCCGTCCTTCCACCTGTACAGAGGAG GTTTATACAACGTCCCCAATTGCAACCCGAAGCATATAAATCACGCCGTCCTGGTTGTGGGCTACGGCACCGACAACGGACAAGACTACTGGCTGGTGAAAAACAG TTGGGGAACTGTGTGGGGAGAGAAAGGCTTCATCCGAATAGCGAGGAACAAGAATAACCTCTGCGGCATCGCCAGCTTTGCAGCTTATCCAACTCTGTGA
- the LOC133972970 gene encoding cathepsin S-like isoform X1 yields MFRSLLLTVLCGFAAANINSQLDGHWELWKQIHKKVYSHQIEELGRRQVWEQNLEMINIHNLEASLGLHTYELAMNHMGDLTSKEITDTLTGTVVPSDLERNSFDFIAVSASIPKSLDWREKGLVTEVKMQGSCGSCWAFSAVGALEGQLKKSTGVLMSLSPQNLVDCSGRYGNQGCNGGFMTNAFQYVIQNQGIDSEAAYPYVGRVSPMRGPCRYDLNGRAANCSSFVMLPEGNEFQLQAALAEIGPISVAIDASRAKFVFYRHGVYIDHRCSRNVNHGVLAVGYGTEGGHDYWLVKNSWGVNYGEEGYIKMARNRHNQCGIARYACYPVM; encoded by the exons ATGTTTCGGAGCCTGCTCCTCACTGTCCTGTGTGGATTTGCAGCGGCCAACATTAATTCACAACTCGATGGACACTGGGAGCTATGGAAGCAGATCCATAAAAAAGTGTATTCCCATCAG ATTGAAGAGTTGGGTCGCAGGCAGGTTTGGGAACAGAACCTGGAAATGATTAACATCCATAACCTGGAGGCGTCTCTGGGTTTGCACACCTACGAACTGGCGATGAATCACATGGGCGACCTG ACCAGTAAGGAGATCACAGATACATTAACTGGCACTGTAGTGCCCTCTGACCTGGAGAGGAACTCCTTCGACTTCATCGCAGTTAGTGCTTCTATACCGAAATCACTGGACTGGAGGGAAAAAGGCCTTGTGACGGAGGTAAAGATGCAG GGTTCCTGTGGTTCTTGCTGGGCCTTCAGTGCAGTCGGAGCTCTGGAAGGGCAACTCAAGAAGTCCACAGGCGTCCTGATGTCCCTCAGTCCTCAGAATCTGGTGGACTGCTCTGGGAGATATGGCAACCAAGGGTGCAACGGCGGCTTCATGACTAATGCCTTCCAGTACGTCATTCAAAACCAGGGCATTGATTCTGAAGCCGCCTACCCCTATGTCGGCCGAGTGAGTCCAATG CGAGGTCCATGCAGGTATGACCTAAATGGACGCGCTGCTAACTGCTCCAGCTTTGTGATGCTACCAGAGGGGAATGAGTTTCAGCTACAAGCAGCTTTGGCTGAAATCGGCCCCATCTCTGTTGCTATCGACGCTTCCAGGGCGAAGTTTGTCTTCTACCGTCACG GCGTGTACATTGACCACAGATGCTCTCGCAATGTGAACCACGGAGTGCTGGCTGTGGGCTACGGCACAGAGGGTGGACATGACTACTGGCTGGTTAAAAATAG ttGGGGCGTGAACTACGGAGAGGAAGGCTACATCAAGATGGCTCGGAACAGACACAACCAGTGTGGCATCGCTCGCTACGCATGTTACCCCGTCatgtga